Genomic window (Peromyscus maniculatus bairdii isolate BWxNUB_F1_BW_parent chromosome 10, HU_Pman_BW_mat_3.1, whole genome shotgun sequence):
GCTGTCAGGGCCTGGCCAGGAATGGGGTGTGGGCCAGACTAAGGTCAGTCAGGCAGGGACTGCCAAAACAACCAAGGTGATTCATTTCCCTCAGAAGACTGCTGAGAAAAATTGTGTTTCCCCTTTGCTCTTCCTCTAGCTCAAACACAGCTCTTAGGGCGGAAGACTTTCGGCACCAGGAAAGACATGTCAGGTCAAGTCAGGAAAACATTGCTTCTGAGTTTGAGAGATTTCTTTAGAGTCCAGATAGAGCGGGGTAGAGGGAAATAAATGGGGAACAGGTTACTTATGCATTGGCTACCGCTGGGCTCTAAGCCTGACAGTGTGACCATCAGCAAGTCCCTCGTGCTTGGGGGcctatttctgttttctgaacTTGTCAGAGTAACCCCTTCATCTTGAGTTTGCTTGGAGGAAGTTTCAAAGAGTTCTTGGATAGAGAAGACACTCAATGATGCCtatttgtgtttcatttcttCCTAACAAACTGTCAggaaatggttctgtactgctgTTCTCTCCTACTATAATGACATGATACTTTCTTATGGAAGTCGCCTAGTCTGTTTAATTGTAAAAGGCTGATTGACAGGTATGCGTGGCAATCCAGGAGCTTAGAACTGGCTTTTGTGACCAGTCTCTGCTAAGTGGCTGTTCTAGGCAGATGTGAAACTCCCATATAAGTATGTAGGTGCACGCACAGGCTTTGTGTTGTGACTTTTTCATATCTTAACTTCAACCCtggagttttaattttctttcctattcaGAACCTTAAAGTTGGAACTGATTTTGAAGCAAAGTCCATGAGTATAAAATACAAGATCACAAGTGCATACTGATCTTTCAGGAAACAAATTCCAGAGTGAGCAAAGGCTCACTCCTGCTCCTCATGAAAGTTACAgaatggacagacacacacaaagagaccttgcatgtttccttctctctgctaAGTAGCTTTTCAGAGACCAATTGCTCCAAAAGGCAGAGTTTACAGTCTCAAGATCGTTCTGAAATCCAAGGGTGTAATCTTGTTTATTACAGGTTTTGCCCATTCCCATTGCTGAGATCAGAGGTATATAACCTCTGAGACAAAAGTGGATCTTAGGGAATCTCTTGCCAATTACCATCTGGGGATCCTTCCTCAGCACCGTTTTCTGCCCTTGAAATTTATATGAGTTAAATCTACATGCAGGCTGGCAAAGATTAAACCTATAGGCAGGCTAACAGGGGTTAAACCCATATGCAGTGTATTGGAGTTAAACCCCTATGCAGTCTATAGGAGTTAAACCCCTATGCAGGTTACAGGGGTTAAATCCATATACAGGCTACAGGGGTTAAATCCATATGCTGGCTACTGGGGTTAAACTCATATGCAAGCTACAGGAGTTAAACATGTATGCAGGCTGACTTAAGAATGGATACAACTGCCACTTCCAAAAATAATAACGACTCACTGTGAAGAGGAAATTTAAAGTGCAAATAAAAACTTAATCCGGTGACCACAGGgagacattaaaaattaaaagaacaaattcAGAAAGAATAGAAGTCCATAGTgccaataaaatttttttaagcagaaaaagaatatagatttgACAAGGAGGGTGCAAACAGAGAGCTATTTGAATTGGAGGCaagttaattatatttaaaaaaaaaaaaaaagacgtctCCAGAAAAAAtcgttttttttttcagtgcaatAGTTAAGTTCCTTCATATTATagagacatatacacaatgtTAACAACcatgaaaaacaatacaaaacgcCCTCCGTTTAACAAGTAGAAAAATATAACTACTATATATGGCAACTGTGAATCTAATACTGTACAGAAGTCATTTGTGGGTTTTACAAATAAATTATAGCttaaatgcctttttaaaatttctttccctcccccaccctcagaTGTACACCAGAAGTTACAACAGGAAAAGTTCCGAGCCTAACTGAAGGCAAATCAGTGCCAGTCGAATGTTCTGCCCACGAGCTCGAAGAATTTCTTATTTGGCTCATGAAAATATTCGTGTAGTTTATCCAGTAGTTTGGGATCCACTTGGGGGTGCGCCCGGCCTTTGGACTCATGTAAGCAGCGGTCCTTGCCGCTGTCCCGTAGGCAGTAGAAGCCCTTGGTTTTGTTAAAGTAGAAGTTCGAGGCGTTGATCTGCGGTGACAGCTTCAGGAACCTTTCGACCTTCTGGATCTCAGGGAAAGGGTCTCTGATGAGGCGGTCACCATCCACAATGTGAATGTGGCCCAGTGGGAAGAAACGCAGCCAGTTCAGCATGTGTGAGTGGTACAGGCTGCGGTTGAGAGCCTTGTAGTCCATGTTGAGCCGGCCGTCCCGCACCAGAAGGTCCTCGATGGGTGGGTAGGGCTTGCGCTTCTGGAGGTGGTTGTATAACACCTGGGTGTAGTCAGACAGCACTCTCTCTGAAGGGTCCCTCAGGATGAGCAGCAGGCGGATGGCAGGGTTCATGCTGTGGATTCTCTCAGGCACTTTGGGCGAAGTGAAGTAGGCCGGCGTCTTCTCCACAGTGAGCTGGTTCGGAGAGGAGAAAGGCATCTGGGTGAGGTACCAGCCCAGGCCTTGGCTGTAATGCTCCTCCCAGTCAAAGAAATGGACCTCGTTCTCGGCTGCCGCCACGTCTGGGTGCAGGCTGAGCATCTCCAGCAATGCTCGGGTGCCACCCTTGCGCACCCCAATGATAATGGTCTGTGGTAGCTGCTGCGTGGAACCATTGGCTGCTGCACCTTCTTGAGTGTCCTCCAGGAGGGTACCCACCTTCCGCAGAGGCTCTTGCTGCCTGGGACCCGGGCCAGGAACAGCTGGATGGGAAGGCACTTGCTGGGGCTGGGCCACCAGCAGCACCGCACCCAGGAGCAGCAAGGTCATGCTGTACACCTCGGGAACTTCACAGGGCCACACGCCCCTGGATCATGAAGTGGCGGCAGGGATGCCTCTTGATTACTGGAACATGAGTGTCTCCAGTTGCCAATTactaggaaggaaaggaagaaactatTAACTCCAAGTAAACATGGAAGTAATCCAACAAACATCTATAGTCGTGAGCCCTGCCCTTACCTTTCTCAAACTCTCTCTTTATTCTAAAAAGTAGGAGTGGCAGTCATTTTCTGTAAAGGGCTagagagtaaatattttaggctttgtggGACATACGGTTTCCATGGCAACTCCAATTCCAACTGCTTTTATAGATTTGAAGAAGCCAGTGACAATAGACAGAGCGGGGGGTGTGgctgtgtttcaataaaactttgtTTATGGACACAAAAGTATGAATGCCAAATAATTATCATGTGGTATTAAGTATTACTCtccattttaagttttatttcagttttaggtgtgtgtgtgtgtgtgtgtgtgtgtgtgtgtgtgtgtgtgtgtgtgtttgcaggtcttttcacatgagtgcaggtagCAGCAGAGGCAAGACGCCTAGGATTCCCTCCAggttgaagttacagacagttagttgtgagccatccagaAGTGAGTGTTAGGAAGTGAgctcaggtcctttgtaagagaattatgtgctcttaaccgcagGGCCATCTTCTAAAcctgtttaatattaattattattcttGAAATAATCTATATGTTTAGCCAGACATATAGATGTACCAGAAAGGGCTTTCCCTATTAGCCATATTTTGCTAATCCCTGGTATAAAGAAAAGGACTAGAAACATCCTCAGACTCCAAAAAGCATCTAAGAAATATCCCTCCTGTCAGCCTTTGGCAGAGGCACCAGGGGGTTCTATTCCAATGGGGTGGATAAGCCTATGTGGaggtgtgaatgaatgaatgcttcaCCCAGCATCAGACTCTGGCTGCTTCCTCATCATGGGCACTATACTTTGCAGCTTTGGGTTTGACCAATGGTATACTTGCAGATACAACAATATGCTGAATCTGTATCTGAAGCTACACCCTTGTAATAAGAACAGATCTGGCCACCTACAGGTCTGATGGGAGGAAGGACATCCAACCTTGCTCATGAGCAAGAACCAATGGCTATGGTTTAATCACTGGCTTGGGAGATGGTTTGCTGAATTTGGCAAAGGTCAATGTGTATGCACTGACTGTGGGCAGTAGGCATCAGGATGGCTGACCCAGGTTGGGGTTGGTTAGGATTATACTATATGGAAAGATGTTTACTCATTTGCCTAAGCAATTGCAAAGTCTTCataacagaggaagacactgaaggAAGACACTAATGGTATTAGAAAGGTAACATTACCCAGAAGAGCACAAAGCTTTCTTAGGCACAAAGTTTTACTACTTATAAAGTGGCTCATGACTGGCAGAGTTCATTGTCACCACAACCACACAGTGTGACAAAGAAAATCAAGGCTACTGTCATCACCAGTTTATTGATGATGGTCTTATGTAAGGACATAAAAAATTGTCATAATTCATTTCAAAATGCAGGAACCAAATTAGAAGCTATAAATGAAGACCTTTATGCTTACAAACTTCCTCCCACCACTTGTCTGAACTGTATCACTTGTCAGGATAAAGTTCTTCCAGGACATTAACTGCTAGCCTAGATGCAGGGACTCAAGACAAGCCTTGGGTGCCACTCTGAAGAGTGGACACACAAGGACCCATGTTCTTCATTCTCCCACTAAGAAGTAGAGGCACTGATTTGCGTTGGTCATCCCCAAATGGTTGGAAAAGTCTCAGTATTGGGATTGTAGGGTTTTACACTCAGGAaatgttttcctcttctttataTCAAGCTTATTGCTTACTCACTAGAATTCATGGACAAATTGCAAATCTAGGACTTCCAAAATAGTGGCCATACTAGTTGATCTGTTTCCCTCAGACACTAGGTTATGTAGTATGAAAAACATAGGTTAAAAACATAAGCACCCAACTGGaggatggctcggcagttaaaagtacttgctgcttttccagagggacCCCGTTTCAATTTCAGTATACACATGATGCCTCACTACTGgctataactccacttccagggcatctgataccctctcctgACCACCACAGTCATCAGACACACAAgtgttatacatacatacacgaagataaaacactcatacacctgaaataaaactaaaatgcaaTAACAataactactactactactactactactactactactactactactaatgataataataaaagtaaaaataaaacaaagcaaaaatcttgaGCACTGAACCAGACAGAAGCCTTTAAAGAGAGCCAATCATACAGAAAAATGGCCTTATGGACCATGTAATATTGCAAGATAGAACTTGAGATCATTGAGCAAGCCCTTGGGGGAAAGCTGTTCATGGGCGGTGTGACTGCTCAGTGTGGGTTGGGTTGGTTTTGTGAAGGGGGTGACCTCAGTGTGACAGGACTGCTTTCCTCAATGAAAGGATTCAGGAAGCTTTACCCAAATTTCAGTTCCTTCTCCGCTGTTCAAATGGGTGAAGCTAATGAGCCATCTATACCTGCCTTTTACACATTTGAGGGTGGAGGACACAGAAGGTCAGGCTGGAAGAATGAAATACAGGTGAAACATAGGTGGCACTAACTCGGACATGCTGGAGTGCCTCTCCCTGTGTGGTGGCACTACGGTTAGGTTCATAGCCTTCTGCCTTTGAACTCAGGACTTGGGAACAACCAACGATTCACAGCATTCAGCACTCGTGTGACGAATGTACAGGCTACAACTACCATCTGTATTATCTGTCTGCTCATGCTTTCTCCACTTTAACTTGAAGCAATTTGGTCAGCACAGCATACACCTGAGACTTCTCCCTAACTGGGAATTACCAGCGGACAGCAGAGAAGACACTAAATATAGTTTGTCTGGAGTGCTAAGAGTGGGAAAAAATAGTGCAATTGGTTATACAATACCAgtaggtcagccctgaaaacaaacatacaagtaacattatacagattgaacaagatatacatacatatatatatgtatatagacacatatgtacaaatatatagaGTACATATATTTATAGCTACCTATATGCTGTACAAATGCCATGGATGTATCTaagatatgtgcatgtatatttatgcatattatatatgtaaacataGAATATACATGTTACTATATGAAcacatttgtatatataatatataggcaTACAGTAGCcttatgtttcttgtgctttgaTAATTCAGACTCCTGGTGATACAACCAGAATTACTTGGTCTTTTActcacaggaaagaaaaacatctcCAAGCTCACATGAACCTGCAAACAGTCTCTGGGCCATCCTGACCTTGACAATGGGTTTCCAAATAACAAAGAAGAGAGTCTTTTAGTCTTTGCCTTTCATTTCACACATGAGGAGATTCTGAGATGACTGGGTTATAGCCACAGGGAAACTCTGAGTCTGAAACTTTTGTCCCCTGAGTTCCAGTCTAGTGGTCTGGGTGTTATCATAACTGTCTCCCAAGCAGGTGATCGTGATATGTAACAATGATAGTGATGGGGGGAGGGTTTAAAAGAAAGACCCAATGTAATGGACTCAACTATAACAATCCTTCAGCTCTCAATTCTAGAAGTCAAATATATGTAGAGTACATTTGGCACAGTATTAAATCCATTTATTGCTTTTAGGCAGTAGATGAGCAACAGGATCTTTACAGCCTATGGAGCCAGGAGTCTATCTCTAGTTTTGAGTTTTGTAAAAGTGACTTTGTCTCTATGCCTCAGTCTGATCAACTGTGAAATAAGTGTGTTTCAGTCTACCCCAAATGATTGTTTTGAAGCGTGAATGAAGATGTGTGTACCAGAGAGAATTACCTAACAGAAAATTTAAAGGACAAATGTGGCTTGTTTCTGTTAGGTAATTCTCTCTGGTACACACTTCTTCATTCACATTTACAACATGATCTTATTCTGGAACAATGACATTGTGTATACATTGagagaaatacttttttttttttttttgtttgtttttttttttttttttttaatttctttattatgtacacagtgttctatctgcacagccagaagagggcgccagatctcattacagatggttgtgagccaccctgtggttgctgggaattgaactcaggacctctggaagagcagtcagtgctcttaacctctgagccatctctccagcccgagaaatacgttttaaaaaaaaacccaatgtaTACACAATGTCATTGTTCCAGAATAAAATCATGTTATAAAATTAATGAGCAATTTTTCAGTACTTTGTAGTAAGACTTGATTATTCAGTGTGCCTCTCTCTCTGAGAACAGCAGTCCACTCCAGGGCCCTGTGGGCCTGGGGTGACTGAGGTGGGTAAGGACAGAGGGGTGGGAAGCTATAGTTCCTCACCTGACACTTTCATAGAGAGGTCTCCTCCCCAGTCACAGAGAAAAAGTTCCTCTGCAGGAAAAAGGACAAGAAAGGCAAGCCTAAACTTGCAGGTGACATAAATACATTCATATTCTATCTGTTGATAACTTCATTATTCTCCCACAGGAAACAAACCAGGTGACCTTGAACACAGAGGGCTATTTGAAAGCTTGGAGCTGCCAAGGGCACAGACAGAAGATTCCACAGCACCCAGACCTGAGGCCAGGCACCCTGGCAAGAACAGTGACAGCAGCCCCAGCTGCCATTGGCACTAGGCTTTGGACTGGCAGCTTCACACATAGCATGTCTGTAGTCTTGAAAATGAGCCCTCAAGACAACAAGCATTGATACTGGAAAGTTGGACTCAAAGGTATCAGAAGTCTGTCAAGAAAGAGTGAGGAGAGCTAGCCCCCAAATGAAATCTGAGCAAATAGACCCAGGGCCTTGCTGTGCCTCTCACCCCTTCACAGTGCCTGAATTagtgtgggtcctggaaatcaaacctgggtcctcaagaagagcaggaagtgctcttaatcactgagacatctctccaactcctttgTTGGAATCTTAGCCAAACCCTGTGTATCTAACAATCTTTGGTTTTAAGTCCCATTGTGTAGATATACCTCAAACGAGGGACAAAATTTCTGTGAAAACTCAGACTGGCTAGGTTGACAAAATTAACCCTCTTCTTTTATAGATGGATTACTAGGTCTAAGAGAGAAGTCATCCACATCCCTGCTCCTTTAATCAGAGAGACTGTTTCCTGTGTGCTGGATGAAAAATTAAGAATCAGAAGGTTGTAGAGATCCTAGGCCCCACTATGACAATACTGAATACCAGGTAAAGGAAACAGAGTGTGTAGGCTCCATCATTATCCTTTGAATTCAATCCACACTGTGCAGGCTGGGGAGGCCCTTAGTGTGGGACCTGCATGCCTCTCAggcttcagtttcttccttttgcTGAGCTCAAGCCACACTAGTTTCTCAATCATAGTCTTCCATATTCCTTCATAGTCTGCCATATTCATCTCAGCTTTGGACTTGGCATTCTCAGCTCCCTATTTCCAGAATGTTGTGCCCCTGGCTTTGAAAAGCTGTCTCTTTCTTGCTATTCAGGTTTTACTTCAAATGTCAGTTTTCTCTCAACAGTTTTTACATTATCCCATTTTAAAGTCCCTATCCATTGTTCTAAATCACATCTTCCATCCACCTCTCCACTCAGTCATGCATGCCACTGAGTCTCTTGGCAGTGTCTTATCTTCCTGAGATGCCAGTTCCAGAGTAGTTCATGATTCCTGGCACATTGTAGAGGGAAGGGACCTATTCCTCCACTAACATGTCAAGTACAGGGGCCAGTAAGGCCAATGGCTATAAGTTACTGAGAACAgattttaatttaacaaaaagTGAAACATAACAGTCTATGCACTGGAAAGCCTGCCAGAATTCAACATCTCTTATATTCCAAGAGAGTCAAGAAGAAGCCAGATGTTGAAAGGGGGCTTCATATCGCTCAGTGATTGGACAAGCTCACCCAGGAGtctagaaaatatcttaattaaaaaggaagggaatCTATTAAATAAcccttcaaaaatatttaaatttccttCATAAGTCTCCTTATTACATAATTCACATTATGACTCAGACTCCAAATGTAATTAACTTTAATATACCCTCACAGTCCCAACAGTCTGATTGTCAACATGTTCACCATCAGAGGAAATAAGCAGAATAGTGCACGAGAGAAACAGTGATGTTCATGTGCCTCTGTCTTCAAGATACTGTCACAGTCCCTCCACCTAATGTAAGAACACAGCTTGCTCAAGCAAGTATGTTCTCTAGGGTAAAGGACTTTGAGATTtaacaaaagaaatagaaaggaagaggTTATTTTCTGAGCAACTACTGTGTGCCAGACAGTAGGCACCCAACCAAAGGTCTCCTCTAAGACCTACAACACCACTACcagcaagagtggctgttctcattttatttcatatcATTAAGCAATGAAAAGGTGGTAGAGAATGATGAAAAGGTAAGGAAGCTCTGGGAATCAGACAGATCCAAATGGGAATTCTTAGAGCTAAGTGATACTATGTAAGTATATCACCTCTTAAGGACTCAGGGTGTCATCCCCTCTGCTCTCCAGAAAAATGTATGGAACCACAGCTGTCAGGGTGGGGTGCTGTGTCAAGAGAGTGGGGCCTGGAGACAGCAGCATCAAGATTAACATGAGCAAGAAAACAGTTTGCAGGGAAGGGCTGGGAATACTTCTTGACCTGGCATAGGTGGACTAAATGGAACATGTTTGAGAGAAGCCAGATCTTCACAAACATGACAGAGTCAGGTACTATGTAGCATATTGATAAAGAGTCATGAGCCTCATGTCCCACATCTAATTCTTTGTCCTTGGACACAGGATCTGGAATACTTCAGTAAGTGACCCTGAGACTCAGAGCCATGCCTATACAAATTCTATGAAATGGGTCTAAGCCTACAGCTTATGTGGGCAATCAGTATAACATCATTACTCATGCTTAATATGCAACAGTGAGTGTctagcacacagtaggtcctCAATAAACACCATTGTCCTGCTTTTATCCCTATGGCTGTTATGGAAGTATATTATTAAGGTTAAAGAGCGTCTTCAAGGCCACAGAACTAGGAATCATCAAAACTAAACACCAGGGTCCTTCTCTAAGGCCCTCGCTTTGCCTTCCCCTACATTGGTTGGGCAACTTCTCTGCAGACACTATAAGTGCATTCCAGGCAGAGGCGGAAACTCCTGAAAAAGCCAGAGAAAATGGCAGAAGGCACCAGCTCTAATAAACTGCTGTGCAAATCTACTTCTTTCAAGTCTCCCATGGCGAGGAGTGATTTAATTTTCTGAATTGTACTGAAACCTGAGTGGAGACAGTTTGGACAACAgaactgtcatttttttaaatgcagctaAACTGGACCATAGAAAGCATCAGGTTATTTGTTCATCCTGAAGAGTCAAAAATGTctttgctttcatctttgcaCAATGATTTAAGAGTCTGTTGCTGTGGTGTCAAATTTCCATCCTTGGCAGGGCATCTTGGAAAGCAAGGCATAGGAAACAGATTCAGTCTGTGCCTGTCAGTCTGTGAAAGGACATGGGTATTTCAAGAcctccataaatatttattttcctgaaattgCCTATACATGACACTCCTCAGCCAACATTGACATTCGGTTTTGTTTGGAGTTATGATAATTGCTGTGTGGTAGGATGAGCTGGTAAGAATGCAGGGTAGAAAGGACCAAAGGGCAGCTCACATAATGTTAATAAGTATTCTTGGGAGGACATTTGCTATCTGAAGAAAACAAGTAAAAGTGGGCCCAAGTTCCCTTCAAAGTGATTCATACTCTTGGAATGCAGTTCTTCCAAGCCTTCAGAGTTCCTTGAAGTCCTCCACAATGTCGAAAGGTTCCAAACCCATAAAAGGTTACCTGGGTAGTGAACACTGCTCCATAGGATTGAGTTGGGGAGGGGGTACCTTGGCAAGGATAGGAAGGTGCCCTTGCAGGATCAGGGAATCCTATCTCCCCCACAGGTTAACTAGAAATCAAGCAACACAGTAGTGTCCTTCCCTCCACATACAAGATTAGAACCCAAAAACCCTGAGGAGGTGTTAGAAGGAAGTGAATCCAGTTTCTTCACCCAGCAGTCCAGGCTACCTCACAATTTAAAGAATTACAGCTGTCCAAGTGGGGATCTACACGGCAACTGTTTAGGGTCTTGTTAAAGAGGAAGATGGTCCTCTCAAAGTCCAGGGACAGGTGTGACTTTCTGCATCCCTATGTTCTCTGGGGGCGCTGGTCTACTGACCAGCCTGTGGACCAGACCTGAAACCTCAATACTCACTGCAACACTCACTGTGGAAGGGCTGTTCTTTGTTTCCCATTTGTTTTTCACTGGATGGACATAGCTTGCTTTTAAATCCAGGATTAGGAACAATCCTGGTAGACAACAAAGAGAGGGATCAGTCTGGCCACAGAGGCGGA
Coding sequences:
- the Hs3st1 gene encoding heparan sulfate glucosamine 3-O-sulfotransferase 1, translated to MTLLLLGAVLLVAQPQQVPSHPAVPGPGPRQQEPLRKVGTLLEDTQEGAAANGSTQQLPQTIIIGVRKGGTRALLEMLSLHPDVAAAENEVHFFDWEEHYSQGLGWYLTQMPFSSPNQLTVEKTPAYFTSPKVPERIHSMNPAIRLLLILRDPSERVLSDYTQVLYNHLQKRKPYPPIEDLLVRDGRLNMDYKALNRSLYHSHMLNWLRFFPLGHIHIVDGDRLIRDPFPEIQKVERFLKLSPQINASNFYFNKTKGFYCLRDSGKDRCLHESKGRAHPQVDPKLLDKLHEYFHEPNKKFFELVGRTFDWH